Genomic DNA from Coffea arabica cultivar ET-39 chromosome 7e, Coffea Arabica ET-39 HiFi, whole genome shotgun sequence:
CCaagtctaaaaaaaaaaaagcttttatGCCTGAACAAACCACTTGTTGCTGCCAATACTGTTGCACAATTTCCATAAAATTCAGGTGCTTAATCCAGACATTGTGAAATTTAAAAGGAAATTTCCCAACCACTGGATCAGCACATTGAATAAATAATTGCCAGTGATCTGATCAGCCTTTGAGCTATATGCAAAACATGAGAAATACCATAAACCTCCAGCCATTTAGCATTAATAAGTGCTTGATCAAGAAGTTGCCAAACTCAACCACTGGTCCAAGTAATCTGAGCACCATCAAAGTCCACTGAGCATAGACCACATCATTGCATTGCAATGCACCACTAAACTCCTCTATTTCAAGAAGGTGACAGTCGCACTGCATTACGTTCATCTAATGAAGTTATAATATCGAAAATAACTGCAAACATCCAAGGAGAAGGCACACGCAGCCCCTACTGAATCCATGGTAACCAACAACTCCCCCTTCCGAGCTCATAAATTGCAGGAAAGATACGTAAACACCTGTACAGAAAGTGATGGTAACATGAACCATCTGCCCCACCAATTGAATAAAAGAACATCTGAAACTATCTTTTCATAAAATCCAAATCTTCCATTCAAAAAGGATTGAGCACTATTAAACTACATTTTAAATTATCTCTGAGGCTATTGCAATTAGCTGATATAGGTTCAATTAAGACGAAAAAATCAATGCTATTAGAAATACAATATTACCTAAATATCAAACAGAATCACTTGGAGCAGCCCTCTAATATTGGGAACCGAACACTGTAATCTGGAATACATAAGATCAATTACCTGAGGTCTCAGCTGAAGATGTAGCCACCACAGGCTTGGAAGGCTCTTTCAATTTACTTCCCCTCTTTTTCTTAACAGATTGCTGTGGAATAGATTCAAACACCACCGCAAAAATCTGAAGGGAAAATGTGAATATTAGCTAGAAAAATAAACTGAATATTTGCACCTTTAAAACTTTGAGGCAATGATTGAGCAAACAGAATAAATTCCTGGCTAGAAAAGGCAGCCAAATTTGAACCTCCATCTGAACATCTACGCTTATGAACAGTATGCTTGGCAGTTACTGGGATTCCATTAGTATCAACAGAACGACCAATATTCGGAGCAGAGTGGTTCGCCACATTCATAATGAGAACTTTATTATCTACAATCTCCCCACTTCAACATCATTAACCATATCTGGATTAACCAAGTCTCTTACCAAATACTCAAATGAACCCTTATGCTTAACCGATGACGCCAATTTCTCATGATCAATTGCTCCAGTCAATGTAAGATTTTCCTCTTGATGAAAGCAGCAAATGCATTACACCGTCTCAGTTGTCTATATTTTCTAAACCGTGACATACTTTTGTCACATTTTCTGATGCAGTCCTTGTTCAGCATGTATATCTATTGTGTAAAAAATTAATTCAGTAGTTCATTGTCCTGATTGGAGGAAACTCTAAAATTTGTAGTCTGAAATCTGTTCGAGGATGGAAACTATGTTTTGCTTTGTGCTTTCCTCATTATACTACTCATGGAAAAAATAGTGCATTATCcagaatgaatttttagtttttttggaACATAAGATAGCTAAATTGCAGTATTCTAGTGCACGACTCTGATTTGTAATAACAACACTTTGAAGAATTATATTTCTCCGCAGCAtcgaaataaaaagaaaaaagagcaaaCCAGAGAGCATTCAACAAAAAGCCACTACTCATCTGCTGACAATAGAATTTCCAAGATTTTCCTAATACAAGTAACACTGAATACTCCAACAATTATATGTAATCTCTCAGTAAGAAATGATAATTCAGGAAATAGAACTGGTACACCAAATTGCATGCTCCCGTAACTTTACTCTGAACAGAATCCTGAAGAATCAAGCGCAATACTGCAGACGaggaaatgacccgaaacttcaTCAAATTACAGACAGGAACTTTATTCCATTTCTTTCTAAACAAGAAGGATGCCCAAATTGTATAGTTTTCCAGCAAAGCTAAGACTTGCAATCTTCATTAGTGCACTCATAACTGAATTGTTGGACTTTATGATGCGGTGAGAAGTAAATAAAACATCTACTCTGCTTCCTTCAGGATACCAGCTGAGGAATTTTGGCCAGTGATTCACGTATTTTATCCTCTGAAAATGACAAATCAACCATAGAGCCCTGCAAATACTTCTCATAAGCTGGCAAATCAAAATGGCCATGTCCACACATTGCCATGAGAATGACTTTAGACTCTCCAGTCTCTCTACATTTAAGTGCTTCCCTAATGGTGGCAGCTATTGCATGAGTTGGTTCAGGTGCTGGTATCAGCCCCTCAGACCTAGCAAATTGTATAGCACCTGCAAAAGTTAAGGAAAACCATAAATTGCCATCTTAATTTACAACTATGACAACTATGCAATTGATAAGTTAATTCTTCAAGTCAAATCTCCAGGATACACTATATGATTATCAGCATTCAGCAGCAATGAGAAGGTCATTCTCTAACTGAGGACCAGGAATAGAAGATGTAGTAAAAAAGGCACCTTGAAAGCATTCAGTCTGGGGAATTGCTACTGCTTCCATGTAACCCAGTTCATAAACGTGTGAAATCAATGGTGCCATGCCATGGTAACGTAGACCTCCTGAAGCACACCTCAGTTTAAACGATAAGAAAGAAATGATGGAAAGATTACAACAGTTGGACTCCTATATCTATCCGTAAATTCTTACCAGCATGAATTGGGTCGGGTATAAAGTCATGCCCTAGTGTATGCATTTTCATCAAAGGAGTCATCCCTGCTGTGTCTCCAAAATCATAAGCATACACACCCTTTGTTAAGGAAGGGCATGCTGTGGGTTCAACAGCTATAATGTGAGGATTGATTTTTCCACCGAGTTTCTCTCTAATAAACGGAAAGGCAAGCCCAGCAAAATTAGATCCACCTCCCGTACATCCAATGATCAAGTCTGGAGTCTCTCCTATAGCCTCCATCTGCTTGATACACTCCTCACCAATAACAGTCTGATGTAATAGAACATGGTTGAGAACACTTCCAAGACAATATTTGGTATCTGCATTTGCAGCAGCAACTTCCACAGCCTCAGAGATCGCTATTCCTAGACTTCCAGGGCTTAATGGATCCAATTGCAGAATTTTCTGACCAGATTGGGTCACATCAGAAGGTGAAGGATGTACCTTGGCTCCCCAAGTTTGCATCATGAGTCTACGGTATGGCTTCTGATCATAAGATGCACGAACTTGCCATACCTAAAAACAAGCCTGAATAATGAACTTTGTTGCTGCATTCTACATGTATAACACAGAAAGCTCGAATTATAGATGTAAGCATACAACTTTCCATCTCAAAAATAATGTAATTTATTTCAAACATCCAAAGTTCTAACTTTGTCAAATATTTTAAAGCAAAAAAACTGTAAGGAATCCAAGTTGAAGGCAAATTATACAAGTAGATAAACTAAACCTGACGCCCAGCATTAAAGCACATAAGATCTGAGTTCATAGCTAAAAGCAAATGAAAGCAATGAGACAACCTTAAATAAATCTTACTTCACAGTCAAGACCAAATAAGCTGCAAGCAAAAGCCAAAGCACTCCCCCATTGGCCAGCACCTGTTTCTGTCACTACATTCTTAACACCTTGCTGTCCATTATACCAGACTTGAGGGACGGAAGTGTTGGCTTTGTGTGACCCAGCTGGGCTACCACCTTCATATTTATAATAAATTCTTGCTGGTGTGTCGAGCAATTTCTCCAATCTCTTCGCTCTATATTCAgtgcaaaatatataaattgtcTTACCATTTACATGAATGAGCTGCAAAAAATATAGAACCAACCTGATTAGGGGAGTTGGGCGCCAAAGCCTATAAACATCTATAACCTCGTCTGGGATGTCAATGAAACGGTCATTGGTCACTTCTTGCTTAATTAACTCTTCAGGAAACAGAGGGGACAAATCCTCTGGTTTCACTGGTTGAAAAGTCTGGGGGTgcagaggaggaggaggtttAATGGAAAGATCTGCAATTAGGTTGTACCATTGACGAGGAATATCAGTAGCCTGGGGATGAGCATTATAGCCTGCTGTTATGTTTAGGCGGGAACAAGATGAAAGCTTCAGGTGACTgggagttttcttccatttgGAACACGAAAGCCGTTTTTCTACGCCTAAACATCAATGGACGGGCTAATAACACATCTAAATATATAGAGCACcagaaagaaaaatcaatgtCAACAAATCAGTAAAAATATAGCATCATACAACTAAGTTATTTTAGTTGATGATTTTCCATGATATAGACCTTAAGATGCGGCGTACTATCAGGCGTCTAGCAACAAAATAAGGCAAAAGACCAATAAAAGTCGGAAGCAAATGAGAAGTAAAGCAGGTCTCTTTCACTTTtcaaactgaaattcaaaataaaacttcAAAGCTGGCATCTGGGGTGCTGCACTGTTTATATAATGAAAATGCTAAAAGCAGCTGACCGTTTGCTCGAGAATTTGGATTGcttttttctgaactttttgtaaaaaaaattattaccataacaatttcatatatatatacgtgtgaataaaaaggtgattgaaaaatgtgtctaTGAAAAATGTAGTAATTTGAAAAATTGATCCAAATAGCCACCCAACAAGTCGTACCAATGCCAAGTAAATTGAaaggaaaagggagagaaatatACTGGAGTAACCGGCAGCAATCTTTATTGGTTAGACAGCCCACAAGATTAAATCATTTCATCATTCCGTTGAAGTGACTAGCATTTCCATAACTTGCCAAACATACGGCAGTAATTACTCATCCTATTTTagcagcttttttttttgggtcaaactATTTTAGCAGTTAATAATAGGAACTTTCAGACTTTGATCCAGTTAAAAGATGCGTACAGCTGTTACCGAACACTGTTATTGCACGAAggcttttcatttctttatatGAACCCTGGGAATTCACAAATGCTTGTGCTCACAGGCTCAACAAGGGTAAGAATTGGGCAAGGAAGCAGAAGATTGGACAACGTAATTATATTTCCTCAAgaaaaaaacaagtatagagTAAAAATACCTTCGCCGGAGAAATTAGAGCATAA
This window encodes:
- the LOC113702325 gene encoding uncharacterized protein produces the protein MAQPLIFSTGLCSNFSGEGVEKRLSCSKWKKTPSHLKLSSCSRLNITAGYNAHPQATDIPRQWYNLIADLSIKPPPPLHPQTFQPVKPEDLSPLFPEELIKQEVTNDRFIDIPDEVIDVYRLWRPTPLIRAKRLEKLLDTPARIYYKYEGGSPAGSHKANTSVPQVWYNGQQGVKNVVTETGAGQWGSALAFACSLFGLDCEVWQVRASYDQKPYRRLMMQTWGAKVHPSPSDVTQSGQKILQLDPLSPGSLGIAISEAVEVAAANADTKYCLGSVLNHVLLHQTVIGEECIKQMEAIGETPDLIIGCTGGGSNFAGLAFPFIREKLGGKINPHIIAVEPTACPSLTKGVYAYDFGDTAGMTPLMKMHTLGHDFIPDPIHAGGLRYHGMAPLISHVYELGYMEAVAIPQTECFQGAIQFARSEGLIPAPEPTHAIAATIREALKCRETGESKVILMAMCGHGHFDLPAYEKYLQGSMVDLSFSEDKIRESLAKIPQLVS